One window of Dromaius novaehollandiae isolate bDroNov1 chromosome 20, bDroNov1.hap1, whole genome shotgun sequence genomic DNA carries:
- the SPACA9 gene encoding sperm acrosome-associated protein 9 isoform X2, with product MNEVKETLRNIEQNYRLFQQQQFTFIAALQRTRENAHDMIRPVASIRQVQSYMDHHCNNSTDRRILSMFLNICNELSKLCQNLETLHPGNSVTNGILERCKLLLSHSNDLSAIRAKYPHDVVNHLSCNEAKNHYGGVVSLIPVVLDCVKEWVAHTEKLPRHMLYNVVKFIPMQKAQKQLSVSPNPKITFRATLV from the exons ATGAATGAGGTAAAGGAGACCCTAAGAAACATAGAACAGAACTACAggctcttccagcagcagcagtttaCGTTTATCGCAGCGCTGCAACGTACCCGAGAGAATGCACATGACATGATCAGACCTGTGGCAAGCATCAGACAG GTACAGTCCTACATGGACCATCACTGTAACAATTCCACTGACCGGCGCATCCTCAGCATGTTTCTGAACATCTGTAATGAGCTAAGCAAGCTCTGCCAGAACCTGGAAACCCTACATCCTGGGAACAGCGTAACCAATGGCATTTTGGAAAGATGCAAGCTGCTCCTTAGCCACAGCAACGATCTCAGCGCCATCCGAGCTAA ATACCCCCACGATGTTGTCAATCACCTGAGCTGCAACGAAGCAAAGAATCATTACGGAGGTGTAGTGAGCCTCATCCCCGTCGTCCTCGACTGCGTGAAGGAGTGGGTAGCCCACACGGAGAAGCTGCCACGGCACATGCTGTATAAT GTTGTAAAATTCATCCCAATGCAGAAGGCTCAAAAACAACTTTCTGTATCACCTAACCCCAAGATAACATTTAGAGCAACTTTGGTATAA
- the SPACA9 gene encoding sperm acrosome-associated protein 9 isoform X1 → MNEVKETLRNIEQNYRLFQQQQFTFIAALQRTRENAHDMIRPVASIRQVQSYMDHHCNNSTDRRILSMFLNICNELSKLCQNLETLHPGNSVTNGILERCKLLLSHSNDLSAIRAKYPHDVVNHLSCNEAKNHYGGVVSLIPVVLDCVKEWVAHTEKLPRHMLYNVSGGSAVSEKTAPQDVPAKAAISPKPPSIRLGAQTSISNKGYVQVQGNKHVRKKCLTGTENHSGKLKSPWKPPGRHAF, encoded by the exons ATGAATGAGGTAAAGGAGACCCTAAGAAACATAGAACAGAACTACAggctcttccagcagcagcagtttaCGTTTATCGCAGCGCTGCAACGTACCCGAGAGAATGCACATGACATGATCAGACCTGTGGCAAGCATCAGACAG GTACAGTCCTACATGGACCATCACTGTAACAATTCCACTGACCGGCGCATCCTCAGCATGTTTCTGAACATCTGTAATGAGCTAAGCAAGCTCTGCCAGAACCTGGAAACCCTACATCCTGGGAACAGCGTAACCAATGGCATTTTGGAAAGATGCAAGCTGCTCCTTAGCCACAGCAACGATCTCAGCGCCATCCGAGCTAA ATACCCCCACGATGTTGTCAATCACCTGAGCTGCAACGAAGCAAAGAATCATTACGGAGGTGTAGTGAGCCTCATCCCCGTCGTCCTCGACTGCGTGAAGGAGTGGGTAGCCCACACGGAGAAGCTGCCACGGCACATGCTGTATAATGTGAGTGGTGGAAGTGCTGTCTCTGAGAAAACGGCACCCCAGGATGTACCAGCCAAGGCAGCCATTTCCCCCAAACCACCTTCCATCCGCCTTGGAGCTCAGACCTCAATTAGTAACAAAGGTTATGTACAAGTACAGGGAAATAAGCATGTGAGAAAGAAGTGCCTAACTGGCACGGAAAATCACAGTGGGAAACTTAAGAGTCCTTGGAAGCCACCTGGTAGACATGCTTTTTAA
- the SPACA9 gene encoding sperm acrosome-associated protein 9 isoform X4 → MNEVKETLRNIEQNYRLFQQQQFTFIAALQRTRENAHDMIRPVASIRQVQSYMDHHCNNSTDRRILSMFLNICNELSKLCQNLETLHPGNSVTNGILERCKLLLSHSNDLSAIRAKYPHDVVNHLSCNEAKNHYGGVVSLIPVVLDCVKEWVAHTEKLPRHMLYNAN, encoded by the exons ATGAATGAGGTAAAGGAGACCCTAAGAAACATAGAACAGAACTACAggctcttccagcagcagcagtttaCGTTTATCGCAGCGCTGCAACGTACCCGAGAGAATGCACATGACATGATCAGACCTGTGGCAAGCATCAGACAG GTACAGTCCTACATGGACCATCACTGTAACAATTCCACTGACCGGCGCATCCTCAGCATGTTTCTGAACATCTGTAATGAGCTAAGCAAGCTCTGCCAGAACCTGGAAACCCTACATCCTGGGAACAGCGTAACCAATGGCATTTTGGAAAGATGCAAGCTGCTCCTTAGCCACAGCAACGATCTCAGCGCCATCCGAGCTAA ATACCCCCACGATGTTGTCAATCACCTGAGCTGCAACGAAGCAAAGAATCATTACGGAGGTGTAGTGAGCCTCATCCCCGTCGTCCTCGACTGCGTGAAGGAGTGGGTAGCCCACACGGAGAAGCTGCCACGGCACATGCTGTATAAT GCAAATTAG
- the SPACA9 gene encoding sperm acrosome-associated protein 9 isoform X3, whose translation MNEVKETLRNIEQNYRLFQQQQFTFIAALQRTRENAHDMIRPVASIRQVQSYMDHHCNNSTDRRILSMFLNICNELSKLCQNLETLHPGNSVTNGILERCKLLLSHSNDLSAIRAKYPHDVVNHLSCNEAKNHYGGVVSLIPVVLDCVKEWVAHTEKLPRHMLYNVKVKPGFCQLATRPKGSAG comes from the exons ATGAATGAGGTAAAGGAGACCCTAAGAAACATAGAACAGAACTACAggctcttccagcagcagcagtttaCGTTTATCGCAGCGCTGCAACGTACCCGAGAGAATGCACATGACATGATCAGACCTGTGGCAAGCATCAGACAG GTACAGTCCTACATGGACCATCACTGTAACAATTCCACTGACCGGCGCATCCTCAGCATGTTTCTGAACATCTGTAATGAGCTAAGCAAGCTCTGCCAGAACCTGGAAACCCTACATCCTGGGAACAGCGTAACCAATGGCATTTTGGAAAGATGCAAGCTGCTCCTTAGCCACAGCAACGATCTCAGCGCCATCCGAGCTAA ATACCCCCACGATGTTGTCAATCACCTGAGCTGCAACGAAGCAAAGAATCATTACGGAGGTGTAGTGAGCCTCATCCCCGTCGTCCTCGACTGCGTGAAGGAGTGGGTAGCCCACACGGAGAAGCTGCCACGGCACATGCTGTATAAT GTAAAGGTCAAACCAGGCTTTTGTCAACTTGCAACCAGGCCAAAAGGTTCTGCAGGTTAA